From the Methanophagales archaeon genome, the window ATAAGCCTGTAAGTGGACCTGCAGGTAAGTTCATGCATGCAAAGGGGTTTGAAGTATCAGCTTCCGGGGTTTACAACTGCTATAAGGATTTCCTGGATGTACTGGTGATAGATAAGAGCGATAGATGCCAGATAGGGACTGAGGCTGAAGGTGTAGAAGTGCTAAAGACGGACATAATGATAAGAAACGATGAAGATAGTAAGCAATTGGGGTTGTTTCTCCTTGATTATTTACGCACCCATGGTTAGCGTTTAGACCCCCAATATGGAGACAATGCAGGATTGTAGGTGATTCAGGTAGGGGGTTAGTGCTACGACAACCATAAACCTTTTTATAGTATTTCAAATATATTTGAAATATCAGTGATTGTGATTAAGGCTACCGATTTAGGGGGGAAGGAAGAAAAATGGAAGAAAAAAGAGAGAATGTGGATTATGAAAGCAGGGATTACTCAGAAGCGCAGGAGAAACTGATGAGTATTCTGGACTTGAAGTATCCACCTGTGGCTGTTAGACTGATCATGCATAAGGAACCGATTCCAGAGGGTGTGAAAGAGCTTGAAAAACCGATGTTCTACTGCGCAATGGTAAAATATGCGATGCTCGGTAATGTATTCTATGCAAGAGAGGCTGTGCACGAGTGTAAGCGAGGTGCTTCCGCTTTAGGTCTATGCGAAATTCCAGGGGATGAGGAAAGCGGGGAATTCTACGTGAGCAAAGCGTCTTGTAGCAGCCGTAGAGTCGCCTGGAGGTTTGTGGATGCTTCACTCAACCTGAAGCCCGGGAGCATATATGCCACGCTCTTAGCTCCGTTAGCAAAAACGCCCGTAGAACCCGATGTCATTCTCATCGAAGCGATACCGCGGAGGGCTTTTGAACTCATCCATGCCACCCTATACGACGTTGGCGGAAGAACCGAGAACTGGATTTCTCCTCCGAGGCAGGTCTGCGCCTGTGCCACTGTAAGACCACATCTATCTGGTGAGCTTAACCTCACAATAGCCTGCG encodes:
- a CDS encoding DUF169 domain-containing protein, whose protein sequence is MEEKRENVDYESRDYSEAQEKLMSILDLKYPPVAVRLIMHKEPIPEGVKELEKPMFYCAMVKYAMLGNVFYAREAVHECKRGASALGLCEIPGDEESGEFYVSKASCSSRRVAWRFVDASLNLKPGSIYATLLAPLAKTPVEPDVILIEAIPRRAFELIHATLYDVGGRTENWISPPRQVCACATVRPHLSGELNLTIACEFARIVAREVGCEYLDEAVLVGLPAEMLGEVLENLPKIGYVKARLGGKR